A genome region from Triticum aestivum cultivar Chinese Spring chromosome 2B, IWGSC CS RefSeq v2.1, whole genome shotgun sequence includes the following:
- the LOC123041470 gene encoding uncharacterized protein, with product MPTLWRQPSLEFDVKVVRVAGVEARLEGGLFVRYYVPAGDGRRRIRVDTREVPCGAGGDDVLWGERVRFQLAANGGAVASPVKVAFELRWRPRSSSSGLAAFLGTGRGRPSSRVLARADHALSTGAESASAESWLRLSPAGRELGGGCKAPKLLAEVKVVHAVAAADRVAVQARKFGGVNECCRGGERCGSCGWVGTEDDMFLAATFTQ from the coding sequence ATGCCGACCCTGTGGAGGCAGCCGAGTCTGGAGTTCGACGTCAAGGTCGTCCGGGTCGCCGGCGTCGAGGCACGGCTCGAGGGCGGCCTCTTTGTGAGGTACTACGTCCCGGCCGGCGACGGGAGGCGCCGGATCCGCGTGGACACGCGCGAGGTCCCGTGCGGCGCCGGGGGCGACGACGTGCTCTGGGGCGAGCGCGTGCGCTTCCAGCTGGCGGCCAACGGCGGGGCCGTCGCCTCGCCGGTCAAGGTCGCGTTCGAGCTCCGGTGGAGGCCGCGCTCGTCGTCGTCCGGGCTGGCGGCGTTCCTGGGGACAGGGAGAGGGAGGCCGTCGTCGCGCGTGCTGGCGCGAGCCGATCACGCCTTGTCGACGGGCGCGGAATCGGCGTCGGCGGAGAGCTGGCTGAGACTCTCGCCGGCGGGCCGGGAGCTGGGCGGCGGGTGCAAGGCGCCCAAGTTGCTCGCTGAGGTCAAGGTCGTCCACGCCGTAGCGGCTGCCGATCGCGTAGCCGTGCAAGCGAGGAAGTTCGGCGGCGTGAACGAGTGCTGCCGTGGCGGCGAGCGCTGCGGTAGCTGCGGCTGGGTCGGGACCGAGGATGACATGTTCCTTGCGGCGACGTTTACTCAATAG
- the LOC123041471 gene encoding uncharacterized protein, giving the protein MATLCRQPSLEFDVKVVRVAGVEARLEGVLFVRYYVPAGDGRRRIRVHTREVPCGAGGDDVLWGERVRFQLAGNGGAIAAPGKVAFELRWRPRPSSSGLAAFLGTGRPSSRVLARAELALSVGAKSASAESWLRLSPAGRELGGGCKAPKLFVEVEVVHAAAAADRVAVQARKFGGVNECCRGGERCGSCGWVGTEEDMFLAATFTQ; this is encoded by the coding sequence ATGGCGACCTTGTGCAGGCAGCCGAGTCTGGAGTTCGACGTCAAGGTCGTGAGGGTGGCCGGCGTCGAGGCGCGGCTCGAGGGCGTCCTCTTCGTCAGGTACTACGTCCCGGCCGGCGACGGTAGGCGCCGGATCCGCGTGCACACGCGCGAGGTCCCGTGCGGCGCGGGGGGCGACGACGTGCTCTGGGGCGAGCGCGTGCGCTTCCAGCTGGCGGGCAACGGCGGGGCCATCGCCGCGCCGGGTAAGGTCGCGTTCGAGCTCCGGTGGAGGCCGCGCCCGTCGTCGTCCGGGCTCGCGGCGTTCCTGGGGACAGGGAGGCCGTCGTCGCGCGTGCTGGCGCGGGCCGAGCTCGCCTTGTCTGTGGGTGCAAAATCAGCGTCGGCGGAGAGCTGGCTGAGACTCTCGCCGGCGGGCAGGGAGCTGGGCGGCGGGTGCAAGGCGCCCAAGTTGTTcgtcgaggtcgaggtcgtccACGCCGCAGCGGCTGCCGATCGCGTGGCCGTGCAGGCGAGGAAGTTCGGCGGCGTGAACGAGTGCTGCCGTGGCGGCGAGCGCTGCGGTAGCTGCGGCTGGGTCGGGACCGAGGAGGACATGTTCCTGGCAGCGACGTTTACTCAATAG